CAAGAGCCTACGTTAAGCAGATGCGGGCAGATAAAAGATATTTGCGGGATGTTTATTGACCGGTATGGATTGGATTGCAGATCCGAACGGCTGGATCTCTTTGAGCATTTTAACGCTCTTAGAAGTTGTCCTCGGTATTGATAATATTATTTTCATCGCTATCTTAGTCGGCAGGCTCCCTGAAGAGCAGAGAAAAAGTGCTCGGATGCTTGGGTTAAGTTTGGCTATGCTTACTCGCATATTGCTGCTCTTTTCCCTAAGTTTTATCATGCGTCTAACTTCTCCTTTCGTTTCCATTTTGGATTTTTCATTTTCTGTACGCGATCTCATTTTGATTCTTGGAGGATTATTCCTGATTGCCAAGAGTACGTTGGAGATTCACCGGAAACTGGAAGATCATGAACAGCCGGCGATAGCTCCTAAGTATGGTCAATATTTTGGCGTGCTGATTCAGATTGCCATTTTGGATATTGTTTTTTCATTTGATTCTGTTATTACAGCTGTCGGGATGGCTAATGAGTTAGCGATCATGGTCATCGCTGTGATTGCGGCAGTTATTTTTATGATGTTTTTCGTCCATAGTATCAGCTGTTTTGTGGAGAGGCATCCGACGATCAAAATGCTGGCATTAAGTTTCCTGATTTTGATAGGCGTTGTTTTGGTTGGCGAAGGCCTGAGTTTCCACATTCCTAAAGGCTATATTTATTTCGCTATGGCCTATTCTATGTTAGT
This genomic window from Waddlia chondrophila WSU 86-1044 contains:
- a CDS encoding TerC family protein; amino-acid sequence: MDWIADPNGWISLSILTLLEVVLGIDNIIFIAILVGRLPEEQRKSARMLGLSLAMLTRILLLFSLSFIMRLTSPFVSILDFSFSVRDLILILGGLFLIAKSTLEIHRKLEDHEQPAIAPKYGQYFGVLIQIAILDIVFSFDSVITAVGMANELAIMVIAVIAAVIFMMFFVHSISCFVERHPTIKMLALSFLILIGVVLVGEGLSFHIPKGYIYFAMAYSMLVEMLNLRMRSKD